DNA from Halobaculum sp. XH14:
GTCGGGACGACCGTCCGGGGATGCATGAGGTTCGTGTTCGGCTCCCCGTCCACGACGACGGGCGTGCGGTCACCCGACGAGCCGGCGATTCCGCTGGTCCCGTTGGGGTAGCGTGCGAGCGCGGTCCCGTCCCCCGTCTCGTGTTCGAACCGCGAGCCGTCGTCGCCGGTCCGATCGAGCGCGTACCCGCCCTCCTCGCTGTGCACCGTCCTGTCCGTCTCCAGCCGGTGAACGCGGACGTGGCCGGGGACCGCCGGCGCCAGCCACGTCCGGACGGTCACGCCGTCCCACGGGTCCCACCGGGACCCGAGCGTGGTCCCGTCGACGGTCGTCGCCGAGGCCGAGGCCGGAATCTTGTACTGGTCGCCGTCGATGCTGAGCGCGAGCGCGCTGTCGTGGCCCGCGGTGCCCGGCCCCGGCCGCCGACCGGCCACGGAGAACCCGAACTCGGTCGAGTACGCGAACTTGGTGTACTTCTCCCGCCCGTGGACGCTGTCCTGTGGCGTCGAGAGCGCGAACAGGTGGTCCTCGCCGCGACGGACGACCTTGCCGGCCTCGCCCTGGACCGACGTCGTCGGGAGCTCCGGCATCGCCTCCTCGTCGGCCCGCCAGAACGGATGTGTCGCGTCGAGCGCGAGCGGCATGAACGCCTTCATCGCCCAGTAGGGCGAGTTCGGGGAGTTGTACGTCTCGGAGACTTTCAGCGTGGGGTAGCGGTAGCCGACCGAGAGGAGCCCTCCGCCGGTGAAGACGGGCTGGTTCAGCCACCAGCGGATGTTCCGGGCCCAGAGCCCGCGGATGACGCCCCAGGGGAGCGGGTCGAGCCCGGCGAATGCGAGCCCGCCCCAGAACGACGCCTGCGCGAAGCGGTAGGTGAGGCTCCGGCCGAACGGGAGCGCCCGGCCGCGCTCGTCGAACCAGTGGACGTGTCGTTGCGCGAACGCCTCGGCCCTGGCGCGGAACCGCTCGGCTCGCTCCGGGTCCTCCTCGTCCGCGATGGTCGCGTACACGAGCCCGTAGAACTGCATCGCCCAGGGAAGGTAGTAGTCGACCGGGCTCCCGTCACCCTTCGGCCCGTCGGTGTACCAGCCGTCGCCACGATGGAACGTCTCGAGCCGGTCGAGCGCGTCCCGGGCGGCCGCCCAGTCGTGTTCCGCGCCGACCGAGCGGAGCCCGAGGTTCACCATCACGCGGAAGAACAGCCAGTTGCAGTCGTACAGTTCGGCGTCGTTGATCTGGTTCAGCCAGGTCGCCACCCGGTCCCGCTCGGCGTCCGACAGCGGCTCCCAGAGCTCCTCGGGCGCGAGCGCCAGGCCGACGCCGATGGCGGCCATCTCGACGTGTTTCTGCGAGTAGTCGTCCGCCTCGCCCCAGTACTCCTCGTGTGACGGGTCCGTCCCGTTGACGAGGCCGATCCGGAACAGCGGCCACCGATCGAACTCCCCGCCGACGCCCCTGGGAACGACGCCCCACAGCGGTCGTGCGAACCCCTCGAGTTCGGCC
Protein-coding regions in this window:
- a CDS encoding DUF2264 domain-containing protein produces the protein MDPVADNPLHSREDFERAVDQLVEPLASQFSPGRARVRPAATGAHFPAVSAELEGFARPLWGVVPRGVGGEFDRWPLFRIGLVNGTDPSHEEYWGEADDYSQKHVEMAAIGVGLALAPEELWEPLSDAERDRVATWLNQINDAELYDCNWLFFRVMVNLGLRSVGAEHDWAAARDALDRLETFHRGDGWYTDGPKGDGSPVDYYLPWAMQFYGLVYATIADEEDPERAERFRARAEAFAQRHVHWFDERGRALPFGRSLTYRFAQASFWGGLAFAGLDPLPWGVIRGLWARNIRWWLNQPVFTGGGLLSVGYRYPTLKVSETYNSPNSPYWAMKAFMPLALDATHPFWRADEEAMPELPTTSVQGEAGKVVRRGEDHLFALSTPQDSVHGREKYTKFAYSTEFGFSVAGRRPGPGTAGHDSALALSIDGDQYKIPASASATTVDGTTLGSRWDPWDGVTVRTWLAPAVPGHVRVHRLETDRTVHSEEGGYALDRTGDDGSRFEHETGDGTALARYPNGTSGIAGSSGDRTPVVVDGEPNTNLMHPRTVVPTLRDTHEPGVHWFGSTVRASPDRSVPLEPGPELRRTDDGVVVETAEGDELLACAPGDL